From a region of the Coffea arabica cultivar ET-39 chromosome 3e, Coffea Arabica ET-39 HiFi, whole genome shotgun sequence genome:
- the LOC140038421 gene encoding uncharacterized protein — MPPDPQAFYQTIAEPVVPDNTVQTKPEVGELSAPIDLKLLKRLDRFDEFIRKSQGLSKQGVLDYDDLCLFPNVQLPVGFKTPKFNKYDGTGNPKTHLRLFANKLGKPVDDENLPLRLFPESLEGDALDWYSNLKPEEVKTWLDLSNAFIRQYEYNCELAPTRTILEGTKRRPSEDHKTYAKRWRKIAAKVEPPMTEDEIIRTFIKAHDPPYFEEIFHMTGCTFAAIVNKLEEYDDFLKAAGKIGMVPPSTYPYGMPAWYNSQAVCAYHSGAPGHSTLDCKALKHKVQDMIEAGKIVIRKREAQGSNINRNPLPEHANTIGVILDDAEYDELAQKLAREAEVFGVTDRPFIIEDEPFEEDKRPFILDLTPAESEALEPVVIEFPGQEPVLSLQQVPWNYNESVIQIRGKPVAKEEVSVVTRSGRIASPLGATVPIQTNSPEQPAKPTITEKEALDFLKRLQRSEYNVVEKLSKSPAQISMLDLLFSSDVHRDALLEVLTKAQIPKDISVANFSHIVGNVLSTKQITFSDDELPAEGIGHNKALYIAVRCNGKMLPKVLIDNGSAFNICPWSTLEKLGLQDIKLRSSGTIVRVNDKLITIFAEEDCFVIADSGSEEDGSRNATVTPHSTADIVSISWITREERALSKASVMMAKEMIRGGYEFDKGLGRDLQGILKPVEVVEKKGFIRFGFPTNR; from the exons ATGCCTCCGGATCCACAAGCTTTTTATCAGACTATTGCAGAGCCTGTTGTGCCGGACAacactgttcaaaccaagccagaagtGGGGGAGTTATCTGCCCCGATTGATCTGAAGTTACTTAAGCGGTTGGATCGTTTCGATGAGTTCATccggaaaagccaaggtttaagcaaGCAGGGGGTGTTAGACTACGATGATCTGTGCCTGTTTCCAAATGTACAACTGCCCGTGGGATTCAAGACCCCGAAGTTCAATAAATATGATGGTACTGGCAATCCTAAGACACACTTGCgtttgtttgccaacaagttgggcaagCCGGTGGATGACGAAAACTTACCATTAAGGTTATTTCCAGAGAGTCTAGAAGGAGACGCCCTTGATTGGTATTCAAACTTAAAGCCGGAGGAGGTGAAGACTTGGCTTGATCTGTCCAACGCCTTCATCAGACAGTACGAATATAACTGTGAGCTAGCACCGACCAGAACTATTTTGGAAGGCACCAAGAGgcgaccatctgaagatcataagacatacGCCAAAAGGTGGAGAAAGATAGCTGCCAAGGTCGAGCCTCCGATGACCGAAGATGAAATTATTCGCACTTTCATAAAGGCGCATGATCCTCCATACTTTGAAGAAATCTTTCATATGACTGGGTGTACATTCGCTGCGATTGTGAACAAACTCGAAGagtatgatgatttt TTAAAGGCCGCCGGGAAAATTGGTATGGTACCCCCTTCTACCTATCCATATGGCATGCCCGCTTGGTATAACTCGCAagctgtctgtgcttatcattcaggggcacCCGGACATTCAACTTTGGATTGCAAGGCTCTTAAGCATAAAgttcaagatatgattgaagCTGGAAAGATTGTAATTAGGAAAAGGGAGGCACAAGGGTCGAATATAAATAGAAACCCCTTGCCGGAACATGCTAATACCATTGGGGTCATTCTGGACGACGCAGAGTATGACGAGCTAGCCCAAAAATTGGCAAGGGAAGCTGAGgtgtttggggtcacagacCGACCATTCATAATAGAAGATGAACCGTTTGAGGAGGATAAAAGAccttttattttggatctcACTCCAGCTGAGAGCGAGGCTTTGGAGCCAGTAGTCATCGAATTCCCAGGGCAGGAGCCTGTTCTAAGTTTGCAGCAAGTGCCATGGAATTACAATGAATCTGTCATACAAATTAGAGGAAAACCAGTTGCCAAAGAGGAGGTGTCAGTGGTCACTAGATCAGGGAGGATTGCAAGTCCGCTTGGAGCTACTGTTCCGATTCAAACAAACAGCCCCGAGCAGCCCGCTAAACCAACAATTACTGAGAAAGAAGCCTTGGATTTTCTTAAAAGGCTGCAAAGAAGCGAATATAACGTAGTCGAGAAGCTAAGCAAGTCGCCCGCCCAAATATCCATGTTGGATCTGCTTTTTTCTTCGGATGTGCATAGGGATGCGTTGCTCGAAGTGTTGACTAAAGCTCAAATCCCTAAGGACATTTCGGTTGCTAATTTCTCTCATATAGTTGGAAATGTATTATCTACAAAGCAAATCACTTTCTCCGATGATGAATTACCAGCAGAAGGTATTGGACATAACAAGGCTCTGTACATAGCTGTGAGGTGCAATGGGAAAATGTTGCCAAAGGTGTTGATTGACAATGGATCTGCGtttaatatctgtccttggagtaccttggaaaagctagggttgcaaGATATCAAGTTGAGATCTTCAGGGACCATAGTAAGAG TAAATGACAAATTGATAACTATCTTTGCCGAGGAGGATTGCTTCGTAATTGCTGATTCTGGATCCGAAGAAGATGGTAGTCGAAACGCCACAGTGACCCCTCATAGCACAGCTGATATCGTCTCCATAAGTTGGATAACAAGAGAGGAACGAGCTCTGTCAaaggccagtgtcatgatggctaaggaaatgatcCGCGGAGGATATGAGTTTGACAAAGGGTTGGGACGTGATCTGCAAGGAATTCTGAAGCCAGTGGAAGTTGTGGAGAAAAAAGGATTCATTCGGTTTGGGTTTCCGACCAACCGCTAA